The Paraburkholderia largidicola DNA segment CTCGCCGTTCGACGAATGCCTTCACCGCGCGCGCCAGCGTGATGCATTCGACGTCGCGGCCCACGGCCAGCAGGCGCTCGGGTCCATACGAATGGTCGACGCGCTGCACTTCCTGCTCGATGATCGGGCCTTCGTCGAGATCGTCGGTGACGAAGTGCGCCGTCGCGCCGATCAGCTTGACGCCGCGTGCGTGCGCCTGATGATAAGGCCGCGCGCCCTTGAAGCCGGGCAGGAACGAGTGATGGATATTGATCGCGCGGCCTGCGAGCTTGCGGCTCGTTTCGTCGGACAGAATCTGCATGTAGCGCGCGAGAATCATCAGCTCCGCGCCGCTCGATTCGAACAGGTCGAGAATTTGCGCTTCCTGTTGATGCTTCGTTTCAGGCGTCACAGGCAGATGATGGAACGGCAAACCATGCTGCACGGCAAGCGGCTCGAAGTCGGGATGATTCGATGCAATCCCGGCGATTTCCACTTTCAGTTCGCCCATACGCCAGCGGAACAGCAGGTCGGCGAGGCAATGCTCGAGCTTCGACACCATGATCAGTACTTTGGGACGCGTATCGAGGTCGTGCATCGCCCACTGCATATCGAAGTCGGCGGCGATGGGGTGGAACTCGCGCCGCAACGTATCGATGTGCAGCGCTGCCTCGGGCGCGCTCGCCACGCCATGAAACACGCAGCGCACGAAAAAGCGCTCGCTGATGTCGTCGTCGAACACCGTGAGTTCGTCGATATAGCAGTGGTGCCGATCGAGAAAACCGACGACGGCAGCGACCTGGCCGGCGGCGCTCGGGCAGGAAAGGGTCAGCGCGAACTGATGCGGGCGATCGGTGGTGGGCATGCGGGTCCTCTTTGATTCGATATGGGATTCCCGCATGGCCGTGCCATTGAACCTGCGGCGCAGCGCGGCGCGGCAAGCGGGATGATC contains these protein-coding regions:
- the purU gene encoding formyltetrahydrofolate deformylase, whose product is MPTTDRPHQFALTLSCPSAAGQVAAVVGFLDRHHCYIDELTVFDDDISERFFVRCVFHGVASAPEAALHIDTLRREFHPIAADFDMQWAMHDLDTRPKVLIMVSKLEHCLADLLFRWRMGELKVEIAGIASNHPDFEPLAVQHGLPFHHLPVTPETKHQQEAQILDLFESSGAELMILARYMQILSDETSRKLAGRAINIHHSFLPGFKGARPYHQAHARGVKLIGATAHFVTDDLDEGPIIEQEVQRVDHSYGPERLLAVGRDVECITLARAVKAFVERRVFINGDRTVVL